One Babesia bigemina genome assembly Bbig001, chromosome : V genomic window, TTTTACTATACAGTTGGGAGTAATGGCATGGGCTATTTTACTTGTTGATTATCTCGACGATGGCGTCCACGGAGCTGCTCAGATTGTTCTGTAGGTAGTCCGCCGCTGCGGCGAATGTGGTGTCCACCCACTCCTTGTCCGTCTTGCCGTGCTTGCACCCGCGGACGTAGGGCAGATGGATGCGGTGGTACTTCTCCGGGTGCTCTTCGAACAGCTGCGTCATGTGCGACTGCTCGATTTTGTCGGAGGTGGTGCCGGTGTTCAGGACTATCTGCCACGTGTTGCTGTCGCGCATCTTCACCTGCATGCCGTTTTCCCTGGTGCTTCCAAGCGACAAGAATATTTCCAGAGTTTCCTGCGAACGTGTGTTTCGGGTGCAATATTTAACTTACGTCGATAAGCGTCCGCAGCGTGTAGCCGTACAGGTCGCCGACCTCGTGCAGGGCGACGAGCGACGGGTTGACTGACACGAACTTGCCGTCGGCGAACTGCACCTCACTATCGATCTTGCAGCCTATTTCCTTGAGGTATGCGGTGGTGGGCCCCCTGCACGGACATATGAGAGGATTCATTACCGGGACTTACTTGATGTACGTCGGCATCGCGGTGGTGGCCCATCCCGCAAGCCACATGGGCGCGAGCGCCGTCTTGGCGTACGGCCCGCGCGTGTTGGTGTAGTTTCTGAACATGAACAGCTCTTGCTCCTTGTTCTTGAGTTGCGTCGAGGTGAGCATGCACAGGGGCCTGGCCTTTGAGCACATGAAGTCGGTGCCCAGTATGTCAATCCACACTTTGGCGTACtggctgctgctgaggtGGTCGAAAATGAGTCCGTAGGCGAGCGAGTGCGGCCACTTGAACAGTTGTGACAGGATGCTCTGCCACTGTAACTTGAGTTCCTTGGCCGAGTACCCCTTGAGCAGGCAGAGCGCGAGCAGCGCTCCTGACCCCGTGGCACATATGACATCGAAGTAGTCTGCTATGTTGCACGGTTCCCCTTTGATTGCGCTGATGCGCGTCTCAAGGGTGTACAGCGTCTCCAGAACCGTGGTGCCGAGGTTCTCGCAGCTGTCCAGGGAGAGCACGCGCAGTCGCACCTTGGGCGTGATACTGAGCGGCACCGCCGAGCACCAGCCTCCGTACACGATCTTGTACAACAAGGACGGATTAAAGTTGAGCGGGTTGTGTGTGATGGAGAACTCGGCGATCGAGTCGTCGGACGCGCAGATGAGTACGatcttcgtcgtcgctgcgACCGTGACGGAGCCCTCGTTGGTCAGGCAGAAGCTGTCATCCCCGAATATGTCGTGCGGGACGAAGGATACCTCCGTGCCCGACTCTGGTGGCGCGTTTCCTTGGATTCTGACTTCTTCTCTTTTGCGGTTGCAGTCTATTATCTTGTATGTGAACTTAACTCTGGCCAGGTAGATATCCTGCTTCGTCTTCTTTTCTGCGGCCTTCGGATTCCTCAGGAATATGGTGTAGAACCCGCGTTTTTTCAA contains:
- a CDS encoding -85 kDa calcium-independent phospholipase A2 is translated as MVTKVSRKRLTSSLYDKLYMRHLDCVDHLCSGESSNVDTNSEYEEVYESACSANESSPPDSPQRLPAKEERADITQAIVYKPSKIVQRHSRVSPPTSEDEAAVEVDPFGRYSFGEAERKGRSSWKKNIVTAFTAYARTNRSNGYRGDNTEESENRPEVLYDMWADYMDSDDSSKNDENTIKGTVYGTDSEHVPLKKRGFYTIFLRNPKAAEKKTKQDIYLARVKFTYKIIDCNRKREEVRIQGNAPPESGTEVSFVPHDIFGDDSFCLTNEGSVTVAATTKIVLICASDDSIAEFSITHNPLNFNPSLLYKIVYGGWCSAVPLSITPKVRLRVLSLDSCENLGTTVLETLYTLETRISAIKGEPCNIADYFDVICATGSGALLALCLLKGYSAKELKLQWQSILSQLFKWPHSLAYGLIFDHLSSSQYAKVWIDILGTDFMCSKARPLCMLTSTQLKNKEQELFMFRNYTNTRGPYAKTALAPMWLAGWATTAMPTYIKGPTTAYLKEIGCKIDSEVQFADGKFVSVNPSLVALHEVGDLYGYTLRTLIDETLEIFLSLGSTRENGMQVKMRDSNTWQIVLNTGTTSDKIEQSHMTQLFEEHPEKYHRIHLPYVRGCKHGKTDKEWVDTTFAAAADYLQNNLSSSVDAIVEIINK